One stretch of Terriglobales bacterium DNA includes these proteins:
- a CDS encoding cytochrome c3 family protein: MRRATIAAALLLAAGLVAQLRGGSADKMAIVNSRHDFRVTSTATVKAAQTLPDAGEQLCIFCHTPHNSNPGTELWNQTMGTRDFATYTSTTLQSTVPPVTSSDPSKLCLSCHDGTIALGDTVRNGQIMFVSGYENGLPASSPSNLAGYSGYGFTDDHPFAFSPNLANPQMQPPPTGDPVKMFSGKVQCTTCHEPHNENQDPTMGMFLVKNNRASAMCITCHKPNGWIGSAHQSPPDPVQDARYTSNQGAHTGYIGVANNGCESCHKPHSPQVGQRLVKFPEENVCFQCHDGTVTTLNVKNEFAKQYKHPVMLTPSVHDESEGPNSAQFPLPENAPGTPRHAECMDCHNSHFAQATPVGYAPQAPRVTPPLRGVRGQSSANTFLPQAVNEYEICFKCHADSANKPQSTDSGTAGFGYGRNAKRQYDVGSPNAYNLRISFANGISSHPVTMPGNVPGTQVPSLRAFMISKGGNNIGSRPLSMNSSIFCTDCHNNDTGVQTIDGGTGPSGVHGSNFPHLLERSSLMEPAPGLPGAASPGLGAYSQDNFRLCDKCHDLTIVMGTTTTFPLHGEHMQIAGAACSTCHSPHASGALMLVNFDTTVVGGTPSWTRTAPGQGTCTLVCHGVNHTGFPYPLPPGWTMPANASAAMPATTMVKSH, encoded by the coding sequence ATGCGGCGCGCCACCATCGCGGCCGCTCTGTTGCTGGCTGCCGGCCTGGTCGCCCAGCTTCGCGGCGGATCCGCCGACAAGATGGCGATCGTGAACTCCCGCCATGATTTCCGGGTTACTTCCACCGCGACGGTCAAGGCCGCGCAAACCCTCCCCGATGCCGGAGAGCAGCTCTGCATCTTCTGTCACACCCCACACAACTCCAATCCCGGCACCGAGCTTTGGAACCAGACCATGGGCACGCGGGATTTTGCCACTTACACCAGCACCACCTTGCAGTCCACGGTGCCGCCGGTCACCTCTTCCGATCCTTCCAAGCTGTGCCTGAGCTGCCATGATGGCACCATCGCGCTCGGAGACACGGTGCGCAACGGCCAAATCATGTTCGTCTCCGGATACGAGAATGGTTTGCCCGCGAGCAGCCCATCGAACCTGGCAGGATATTCAGGATACGGCTTCACCGACGATCATCCTTTTGCCTTTTCACCCAATCTCGCCAATCCGCAGATGCAGCCGCCGCCCACTGGCGATCCGGTGAAGATGTTTTCCGGCAAAGTCCAGTGCACCACCTGCCATGAGCCGCACAACGAAAATCAGGACCCCACCATGGGCATGTTTCTGGTGAAGAACAACCGCGCTTCGGCAATGTGCATAACCTGTCACAAGCCCAACGGCTGGATCGGATCGGCACATCAGAGTCCGCCCGATCCCGTGCAGGATGCCCGTTACACCAGCAACCAGGGTGCGCATACCGGCTATATTGGCGTGGCCAATAATGGCTGTGAGAGCTGCCACAAGCCGCACTCCCCACAGGTGGGGCAGCGGCTGGTCAAGTTTCCCGAGGAAAATGTCTGCTTCCAGTGCCATGACGGCACCGTAACCACGCTCAACGTCAAGAATGAATTCGCCAAGCAGTACAAGCATCCGGTGATGCTGACCCCTTCGGTGCACGACGAATCGGAAGGTCCGAACTCGGCTCAGTTTCCCTTGCCGGAGAACGCCCCGGGCACTCCGCGCCACGCCGAGTGCATGGATTGCCACAACAGCCACTTCGCCCAGGCAACTCCTGTCGGCTACGCGCCTCAGGCTCCGCGAGTGACCCCGCCCTTGCGCGGCGTGCGCGGCCAGTCGTCCGCCAACACCTTTCTGCCGCAGGCAGTCAACGAATACGAAATCTGCTTCAAGTGCCACGCCGACAGTGCCAACAAACCGCAGAGCACGGATAGTGGCACCGCTGGATTCGGATACGGGAGAAATGCCAAGCGCCAGTACGATGTGGGCAGTCCCAACGCTTACAACCTCCGCATCTCATTTGCCAACGGCATTTCGTCGCATCCGGTCACCATGCCAGGGAATGTACCCGGCACCCAGGTGCCAAGCTTGCGTGCGTTCATGATCTCCAAGGGCGGCAACAACATCGGCAGCCGTCCCCTCAGCATGAACAGCTCCATCTTTTGCACGGATTGTCATAACAACGACACCGGAGTGCAGACCATCGATGGCGGCACCGGACCTTCCGGAGTGCATGGTTCCAACTTCCCGCACCTGCTGGAGCGATCGAGCCTGATGGAGCCCGCTCCCGGATTGCCCGGCGCAGCCTCGCCCGGACTCGGAGCCTATAGCCAGGACAATTTCCGGCTTTGCGACAAATGCCACGATCTGACCATCGTGATGGGCACCACCACCACCTTCCCGCTTCATGGAGAGCACATGCAGATCGCGGGCGCTGCCTGCAGCACCTGCCATTCTCCGCACGCATCGGGAGCGCTGATGCTGGTGAACTTTGATACCACGGTGGTGGGCGGGACTCCCAGTTGGACACGGACCGCGCCCGGGCAAGGCACCTGCACGCTGGTCTGCCACGGCGTCAACCACACGGGGTTCCCTTATCCGCTGCCCCCCGGCTGGACCATGCCGGCGAACGCCAGCGCGGCGATGCCGGCAACTACGATGGTGAAGAGCCATTGA